One genomic segment of Streptomyces niveus includes these proteins:
- the ectB gene encoding diaminobutyrate--2-oxoglutarate transaminase translates to MTITPPVLSVFETLESEVRSYCRGWPAVFDRAQGSRLTDEDGHSYLDFFAGAGSLNYGHNNPVLKRALIDYIERDGITHGLDMATTAKRAFLESFQDVVLRPRDLPYKVMFPGPTGTNAVESALKLARKVKNRESIVSFTNAFHGMSLGSLAVTGNAFKRAGAGIPLVHGTPMPFDNYFDGQVPDFLWFERLLGDQGSGLNKPAAVIVETVQGEGGINVARPEWLRALSELCERQDMLLIVDDIQMGCGRTGGFFSFEEAGITPDIVTLSKSISGYGLPMALTLFKPELDIWEPGEHNGTFRGNNPAFVTAAAALNTYWADGQMEKQTLARGEQVERALLAIVEECEPDSVSFRGRGLVWGMEFQDKPRAGAICRRAFELGLLLETSGPESEVVKLLPALTVTPEELDEGLRTLARAVRETA, encoded by the coding sequence GTGACCATCACCCCGCCCGTCCTGAGCGTTTTCGAGACCCTTGAATCCGAAGTGCGCAGCTACTGCCGCGGCTGGCCCGCCGTGTTCGACCGCGCGCAGGGCAGCCGTCTCACCGACGAGGACGGCCACAGCTACCTCGACTTCTTCGCCGGTGCCGGTTCACTCAACTACGGGCACAACAACCCCGTACTGAAACGCGCGCTGATCGACTACATCGAGCGCGACGGCATCACCCACGGCCTGGACATGGCCACCACGGCCAAACGCGCCTTCCTGGAGTCGTTCCAGGATGTGGTGCTGCGTCCCCGGGACCTGCCGTACAAGGTGATGTTCCCCGGCCCCACGGGCACCAACGCCGTCGAGTCGGCCCTCAAGCTGGCCCGCAAGGTGAAGAACCGCGAGTCGATCGTGTCCTTCACCAACGCCTTCCACGGCATGTCGCTGGGCTCGCTCGCCGTCACCGGCAACGCGTTCAAGCGGGCCGGAGCCGGTATCCCGCTGGTCCACGGCACCCCGATGCCGTTCGACAACTACTTCGACGGCCAGGTCCCGGACTTCCTCTGGTTCGAGCGGCTGCTCGGCGACCAGGGCTCCGGACTCAACAAGCCCGCCGCCGTGATCGTCGAGACGGTGCAGGGCGAGGGCGGCATCAACGTCGCCCGTCCCGAGTGGCTGCGCGCGCTGTCCGAGCTGTGCGAGCGCCAGGACATGCTGCTGATCGTCGACGACATCCAGATGGGCTGCGGGCGTACCGGCGGGTTCTTCTCCTTCGAGGAGGCCGGCATCACCCCCGACATCGTCACGCTGTCGAAGTCCATCAGCGGCTACGGCCTGCCGATGGCGCTGACGCTCTTCAAGCCGGAGCTGGACATCTGGGAGCCCGGCGAGCACAACGGCACGTTCCGCGGCAACAACCCGGCCTTCGTGACGGCCGCCGCCGCGCTGAACACGTACTGGGCCGACGGCCAGATGGAGAAGCAGACCCTGGCCCGCGGCGAGCAGGTCGAGCGCGCGCTGCTGGCCATCGTCGAGGAGTGCGAGCCCGACAGTGTGAGTTTCCGTGGCCGCGGTCTGGTCTGGGGTATGGAGTTCCAGGACAAGCCGCGCGCCGGAGCGATCTGCCGCCGCGCGTTCGAACTGGGTCTCCTGCTGGAGACCTCCGGCCCGGAGAGCGAGGTCGTGAAGCTGCTGCCCGCGCTGACCGTCACGCCCGAGGAGCTGGACGAGGGCCTGCGCACCCTGGCCCGCGCCGTACGCGAGACGGCCTGA
- the ectA gene encoding diaminobutyrate acetyltransferase, which translates to MTAAQADLAGVRSEFTRSFRIDAPRVEDGAAIWRIARDSEVLDLNSSYSYLLWCRDFAATSVVARDTRSVASSDTDTGSGPGSGPDGAPIAFVTGYIRPERPEALVVWQVAVDRAHRGKGLAGTLLDALTRRVTEEQGITSVETTVTPDNIASDRMFHAYSERHGATLEREVLFDGGLFPDEGHQPEVLYRIGPLTT; encoded by the coding sequence ATGACTGCCGCCCAAGCAGACCTTGCAGGTGTCCGAAGCGAATTCACGCGATCCTTCCGGATCGACGCCCCACGAGTGGAGGACGGAGCCGCGATCTGGCGCATCGCCCGCGACTCCGAGGTACTCGACCTGAACTCCTCGTACAGCTATCTGCTGTGGTGTCGTGACTTCGCCGCGACGTCCGTCGTGGCCCGCGACACCCGCAGCGTCGCCTCCTCCGACACCGACACGGGCTCCGGCCCGGGTTCCGGCCCGGACGGGGCTCCCATCGCCTTCGTCACGGGCTACATCAGGCCCGAGCGCCCCGAGGCCCTGGTCGTCTGGCAGGTGGCCGTCGACCGTGCCCACCGCGGCAAGGGCCTCGCCGGGACCCTGCTGGACGCACTCACCCGGCGGGTCACCGAGGAGCAGGGGATCACCTCTGTCGAGACGACCGTCACGCCCGACAACATCGCGTCGGACCGTATGTTCCACGCCTACTCCGAGCGTCATGGCGCGACCCTGGAGCGCGAAGTGCTCTTCGACGGAGGACTCTTCCCCGACGAAGGCCATCAGCCCGAGGTGCTGTACCGGATCGGCCCGCTCACGACCTGA
- a CDS encoding SCO1860 family LAETG-anchored protein yields the protein MNSNVFRMPARRSAALAAAAALVAGPVVLAAPAQATGGAGASGGKGKAGAVVLRTGLDVSLLDKSVQVPLRAALNEVQAPADADRTALTVELDGVDQGKPFTVLRADVATARATVDEEKAEGYANIAHAKVHVPGLPLLSLIEVKEVTSKAVCAAGAKPVAESNLLGAVTVLGKKVTLSAGGPTRVEVPGVGEVTLDLSQTRTTSRTAAATALELRVAVNPLKLNVADVQGTVTLAEATCEAPAAPVKQEQPAPEKEGVVPQTAGEPVAENLAETGGSSTTPYLAGGAVLLLAVGGGSLVLVRARGRS from the coding sequence TTGAACAGCAATGTCTTCCGCATGCCCGCGCGCCGTTCCGCCGCACTGGCCGCCGCCGCGGCCCTGGTGGCGGGGCCCGTCGTGCTCGCCGCCCCGGCGCAGGCCACCGGAGGAGCAGGAGCGAGCGGCGGAAAGGGCAAGGCGGGCGCGGTCGTTCTGCGGACCGGCCTCGACGTGTCCCTCCTCGACAAGTCGGTCCAGGTGCCGCTGCGGGCCGCGCTCAACGAGGTGCAGGCCCCGGCCGACGCGGACAGGACCGCGCTCACCGTCGAACTCGACGGGGTCGACCAGGGCAAGCCGTTCACCGTGCTGCGCGCCGACGTCGCCACCGCGCGGGCCACCGTCGACGAGGAGAAGGCCGAGGGCTACGCCAACATCGCCCACGCCAAGGTCCATGTGCCGGGCCTGCCGCTGCTGTCGCTGATCGAGGTGAAGGAAGTCACCTCCAAGGCGGTCTGCGCGGCGGGCGCGAAGCCCGTCGCCGAATCCAACCTGCTCGGCGCCGTCACCGTCCTCGGTAAGAAGGTCACGCTGTCCGCGGGCGGGCCGACCCGGGTCGAGGTGCCGGGCGTCGGTGAGGTGACGCTCGACCTGTCGCAGACGCGGACCACGTCCCGTACGGCCGCGGCGACCGCGCTCGAACTGCGGGTAGCGGTGAACCCGCTCAAGCTGAACGTCGCCGACGTCCAGGGCACCGTCACACTCGCCGAGGCGACCTGCGAGGCGCCCGCCGCGCCGGTGAAGCAGGAGCAGCCGGCTCCGGAGAAGGAGGGCGTCGTGCCGCAGACCGCGGGCGAGCCGGTCGCCGAGAACCTGGCCGAGACGGGCGGCAGTTCCACGACGCCGTATCTGGCGGGTGGAGCCGTGCTGCTGCTCGCCGTGGGCGGCGGCTCGCTGGTACTGGTGCGGGCGCGCGGCAGGAGCTGA
- a CDS encoding pyridoxal-phosphate-dependent aminotransferase family protein: MTHPLLDLAPLTPAHFAAVERRVAALLDTEQDVVITQGEALLPLEGCVRGGARAGSTALNVVTGPYGQTFGDWLRDCGATVVDLEVPFHAAAGAEQVERALAEHPEIDFVSLVHAEAATGNTNPVAEIGEAVRAHGALFMLDAVASVAAEPLLPDAWGVDLCVIGAQKAMGGPAGVSAVSVSARAWERLAANPGAPRRSYLSLLDWKERWIDTGRKALPHAPAQLEMLALDACLERIENEGLVTRMAAHASAAAATRAGALALGGGLEPFVYSVRDAAPVATTLRTPAGVDAAGLVAEALAADPSLPLIAGGGALSKEMIRVNHYGSDATRGAVLASLAALGAALAGAGVTVDLAAAENAVSGSWAVDAS, translated from the coding sequence GTGACCCACCCGCTGCTGGACCTCGCCCCCCTCACCCCCGCCCACTTCGCGGCCGTCGAGCGACGGGTCGCCGCACTGCTCGACACCGAGCAGGATGTGGTGATCACCCAGGGTGAGGCGCTGCTTCCTCTGGAAGGCTGCGTCCGAGGGGGCGCCCGCGCCGGCTCGACCGCGCTGAACGTCGTCACCGGTCCCTACGGCCAGACCTTCGGCGACTGGCTCCGCGACTGCGGCGCCACCGTCGTCGACCTGGAGGTGCCCTTCCACGCCGCGGCCGGTGCCGAGCAGGTCGAGCGGGCGCTGGCGGAGCATCCGGAGATCGACTTCGTGTCGCTGGTCCACGCGGAGGCGGCCACCGGCAACACCAACCCCGTGGCCGAGATCGGCGAGGCCGTCCGGGCCCACGGGGCCCTGTTCATGCTGGACGCCGTCGCGTCCGTGGCGGCCGAGCCGCTGCTCCCGGACGCCTGGGGCGTCGACCTGTGCGTGATCGGCGCCCAGAAGGCCATGGGCGGCCCGGCCGGGGTCTCCGCCGTGTCGGTGAGCGCCCGCGCGTGGGAGCGGCTGGCCGCGAACCCGGGGGCGCCGCGCCGCTCGTACCTCTCGCTCCTCGACTGGAAGGAGCGCTGGATCGACACCGGCCGCAAGGCCCTGCCGCACGCCCCCGCCCAGCTGGAGATGCTGGCCCTGGACGCGTGCCTGGAGCGCATCGAGAACGAGGGGCTCGTCACCCGGATGGCGGCGCACGCGTCGGCCGCCGCGGCCACCCGCGCGGGCGCTCTCGCACTCGGCGGTGGCCTTGAGCCGTTCGTGTACTCCGTGCGGGACGCCGCGCCGGTGGCCACCACACTGCGCACCCCGGCCGGGGTGGACGCCGCGGGGCTGGTCGCCGAGGCCCTGGCGGCCGATCCCTCGCTGCCGCTGATCGCGGGCGGCGGGGCGCTGTCCAAGGAGATGATCCGGGTCAACCACTACGGCTCCGACGCCACCCGTGGCGCGGTGCTGGCCTCACTCGCGGCCCTGGGGGCGGCGCTCGCCGGGGCGGGCGTGACGGTGGATCTCGCGGCGGCCGAGAACGCAGTATCCGGCAGTTGGGCCGTCGACGCATCTTGA
- a CDS encoding aminotransferase class V-fold PLP-dependent enzyme has translation MDTLGGAEFVPETTYLNTSTCGLLPRRAVEAVRALALSSGTGQPDGAGDFDVVEAARASFARLVRVPADRVAVGTAVAVHVGLIAASLPPGSEVLLPEGEFSSVVTPFTVRGDLKPRYVPLESLAAEVRPETALVAFSAVQSSDGRTADLAGVRAAAAAHGARTLLDATQAAGWLPIDAGEYDYTVTGGYKFLVSPRGTSFLTVGEEAQRSLVPILAGWVAGQDMWASTYGPVGELAVSARRFDQPVPFLAYHGAERSLPLLDDIGIETIHAHNTALAARFRAGLREIGHEPAGTGHADGSAIVAVAGLGDRQDALARAGVAVAVRAGNLRAAFHLYNSTADVDRALDVLAG, from the coding sequence ATGGACACTTTGGGTGGCGCCGAGTTCGTGCCGGAGACGACGTATCTGAACACCTCGACCTGCGGTCTGCTGCCGCGCCGGGCCGTCGAAGCGGTGCGGGCGCTGGCCCTGAGCAGCGGGACCGGGCAGCCGGACGGCGCGGGCGACTTCGACGTGGTCGAGGCCGCCCGCGCCTCGTTCGCCCGGCTCGTCCGGGTCCCCGCCGACCGGGTCGCCGTCGGCACGGCGGTGGCCGTCCATGTCGGACTGATCGCCGCCTCCCTGCCGCCGGGCAGTGAGGTCCTGCTGCCCGAAGGGGAGTTCAGCTCCGTCGTCACCCCCTTCACCGTGCGAGGCGATCTCAAGCCGCGGTACGTGCCGCTGGAGTCGCTGGCCGCCGAGGTGCGGCCCGAGACCGCGCTGGTGGCCTTCTCCGCGGTGCAGTCGAGCGACGGGCGTACGGCGGATCTCGCCGGGGTACGGGCCGCCGCGGCGGCGCACGGCGCCCGTACGCTGCTCGACGCCACGCAGGCGGCGGGCTGGCTGCCGATCGACGCGGGGGAGTACGACTACACGGTCACCGGCGGCTACAAGTTCCTCGTCTCCCCGCGCGGGACCTCGTTCCTCACCGTCGGCGAGGAGGCGCAGCGGAGTCTGGTGCCGATCCTCGCGGGCTGGGTCGCGGGCCAGGACATGTGGGCGAGTACGTACGGCCCGGTCGGGGAACTGGCCGTCTCCGCACGGCGGTTCGACCAGCCGGTGCCCTTCCTCGCCTACCACGGCGCCGAGCGGTCCCTCCCGCTCCTCGACGACATCGGCATCGAGACGATCCACGCCCACAACACCGCGCTCGCCGCGCGCTTCCGGGCGGGGCTGCGCGAGATCGGGCACGAGCCTGCCGGCACGGGGCACGCGGACGGATCGGCGATCGTCGCCGTCGCCGGGCTCGGCGACCGGCAGGATGCGCTGGCGCGGGCGGGGGTGGCCGTGGCGGTCCGCGCGGGCAATCTGCGCGCCGCCTTCCATCTGTACAACTCCACGGCGGACGTGGACCGCGCGCTGGACGTCCTCGCGGGCTGA
- a CDS encoding amidohydrolase family protein, whose product MSDRAVLHVKGRVLVGPDDVRDELWVVDGRTSYERPSGARDVRTVRGWAVPGLVDAHCHVGLDTHGPVDEATSEKQALTDRDAGTLLLRDAGSPSDTRWIDDRDDLPKIIRAGRHIARTRRYIRNFAHEIEPGDLVAFVAQEARRGDGWVKLVGDWIDREAGDLTACWPRAEVEAAIAEAHRLGARVTAHCFADVALRDLVEAGIDCVEHATGLTDDLIPLFAERGVAIVPTLVNIATFPDLAAGGESKYPRWSAHMRRLHARRYDTVRDAYDAGIPVFVGTDAGGSLAHGLVADEVAELVKAGIPPLEALSATAWRARAWLGRPGLEEGAPADLVVFDEDPRVDVRVLAEPRRIVLNGRVVG is encoded by the coding sequence ATGAGTGATCGCGCGGTGCTGCATGTGAAGGGGCGGGTGCTCGTAGGCCCTGACGACGTCAGGGACGAGCTGTGGGTCGTGGACGGGCGGACGAGCTACGAACGCCCCTCCGGCGCGCGCGACGTCCGTACGGTTCGCGGCTGGGCCGTGCCCGGTCTGGTCGACGCACACTGTCATGTCGGTCTGGACACCCACGGCCCGGTGGACGAGGCGACGAGCGAGAAGCAGGCCCTCACGGACCGGGACGCCGGCACGCTCCTGCTGAGGGACGCGGGCTCGCCGTCGGACACCCGCTGGATCGACGACCGTGACGACCTGCCGAAGATCATCAGGGCCGGGCGGCACATCGCGCGCACCCGCCGCTACATCCGTAACTTCGCCCACGAGATCGAGCCGGGCGACCTCGTCGCCTTCGTCGCACAGGAGGCCCGGCGCGGCGACGGCTGGGTCAAGCTCGTCGGTGACTGGATCGACCGCGAGGCCGGCGATCTGACCGCGTGCTGGCCGCGCGCCGAGGTAGAGGCGGCGATCGCCGAGGCGCACCGGCTCGGCGCCCGCGTGACGGCGCACTGCTTCGCCGACGTCGCGCTGCGCGATCTGGTCGAGGCCGGGATCGACTGCGTCGAGCACGCGACGGGCCTCACCGACGACCTGATCCCGCTCTTCGCCGAGCGCGGTGTCGCGATCGTCCCGACGCTGGTCAACATCGCCACCTTCCCGGACCTCGCCGCCGGCGGCGAGAGCAAGTACCCGCGCTGGTCCGCCCATATGCGGCGGCTGCACGCGCGGCGTTACGACACGGTCCGTGACGCGTACGACGCGGGGATCCCGGTCTTCGTCGGCACCGACGCGGGCGGCTCCCTGGCGCACGGTCTGGTCGCCGACGAGGTCGCCGAGTTGGTCAAAGCCGGTATCCCGCCGCTGGAGGCCCTGTCGGCGACCGCGTGGAGGGCGAGGGCCTGGCTGGGCCGTCCGGGCCTTGAAGAGGGCGCTCCGGCCGATCTGGTGGTGTTCGACGAGGACCCGAGGGTGGATGTGCGGGTGCTGGCGGAGCCGCGGCGGATCGTGTTGAACGGGCGGGTCGTGGGCTGA
- a CDS encoding elongation factor G produces the protein MTTLNLGILAHVDAGKTSLTERLLHAAGVIDEIGRVDDGNTQTDSLALERQRGITIKSAVVSFAVDDVTVNLIDTPGHPDFIAEVERVLSVLDGAVLVVSAVEGVQAQTRVLMRTLRRLRIPTLVFVNKIDRVGARHDGLLRDLAEKLAPATVPMGSVRRLGTRSAEFIPYGANDPVFSATGPLAERLAENDDALLAAYVDDPARLSYGRLRRELAAQTGRALTHPVFFGSAMSGAGVDTLIGGIRELLPATAGDEEGPVSGTVFKVERGTAGEKIAYVRMFSGTLRVRDRLPAGDDSEGKVTAISVFDDGSSVRGASVGAGRIGKLWGLGSVRIGDVIGDPDAAGAAGRHHFSPPTLATVVVPREGSDKGALHAALTQLAEQDPLINLRQDEIRQEISVSLYGEVQKEVIQATLADEYGVDVTFRETTTICVERLAGTGGAAEVMGKEPNPFLATVGLRVEPAPPGSGVDFRLEVELGSMPYAFMKAIEDTVRATLREGLYGWAVPDCAVVLTRTGYAPRQSHAHGTFDKSMSSTGGDFRLLTPLVLMEALKRAGTIVCEPMNHFRLDVPADTFGAVLPALARLRAVPHTPSAHGTSYVVEGEIPAAETHALEQLLPTLTSGEGVLETAFDHHRPVQGTPPTRSRTDHDPLNRKEYLLSVVRRVSTGAR, from the coding sequence GTGACCACGCTCAACCTGGGCATTCTGGCCCACGTCGACGCCGGTAAGACCAGCCTGACCGAGCGGCTGCTGCACGCCGCCGGAGTCATCGACGAGATCGGCCGAGTCGACGACGGCAACACCCAGACCGACTCCCTGGCGCTCGAACGTCAACGCGGCATCACCATCAAGTCCGCCGTCGTGTCGTTCGCCGTCGACGACGTCACCGTCAATCTCATCGACACACCTGGACACCCGGACTTCATCGCCGAGGTGGAGCGAGTGCTGAGCGTCCTCGACGGCGCCGTGCTCGTCGTCTCCGCCGTCGAAGGGGTCCAGGCGCAGACGCGCGTCCTGATGCGCACGCTGCGCCGGCTGCGCATCCCCACGCTCGTCTTCGTCAACAAGATCGACCGGGTCGGCGCCCGCCACGACGGGCTGCTGCGCGACCTGGCCGAGAAGCTTGCCCCCGCGACCGTCCCGATGGGATCCGTACGCCGACTCGGCACCCGGAGCGCCGAGTTCATCCCGTACGGCGCGAACGACCCGGTCTTCTCCGCGACCGGCCCACTCGCCGAGCGGCTGGCCGAGAACGACGACGCCCTGCTGGCCGCGTACGTCGACGACCCGGCCCGTCTCTCCTACGGCCGGCTCCGCCGGGAACTCGCCGCGCAGACCGGCCGCGCGCTCACCCATCCGGTCTTCTTCGGCTCGGCCATGTCCGGGGCCGGCGTGGACACGCTCATCGGCGGGATCAGGGAGCTGCTGCCCGCGACCGCGGGCGACGAGGAGGGCCCGGTCTCGGGCACCGTCTTCAAGGTCGAGCGCGGCACGGCAGGCGAGAAGATCGCGTACGTCCGGATGTTCTCCGGCACGCTGCGCGTGCGCGACCGGCTGCCGGCCGGTGACGACAGCGAGGGCAAGGTCACCGCGATCAGCGTCTTCGACGACGGCTCGTCGGTGCGCGGCGCGTCCGTCGGCGCCGGCCGGATCGGCAAACTCTGGGGGCTCGGCTCCGTCCGGATCGGGGACGTGATCGGCGACCCGGACGCGGCCGGCGCGGCGGGCCGCCACCACTTCTCGCCGCCGACACTGGCCACGGTCGTCGTCCCCCGCGAGGGATCCGACAAGGGCGCCCTGCACGCCGCGCTCACCCAACTCGCCGAGCAGGACCCGCTGATCAATCTCCGGCAGGACGAGATCCGGCAGGAGATCTCCGTGTCGCTCTACGGCGAAGTGCAGAAGGAGGTCATCCAGGCGACGCTCGCCGACGAGTACGGCGTGGACGTCACCTTCCGCGAGACCACGACCATCTGTGTCGAACGGCTCGCGGGCACGGGCGGCGCCGCCGAGGTCATGGGCAAGGAGCCCAATCCGTTCCTCGCGACCGTCGGACTGCGGGTCGAACCGGCCCCGCCCGGCAGCGGTGTGGACTTCCGGCTGGAGGTCGAACTCGGCTCCATGCCCTACGCGTTCATGAAAGCCATCGAGGACACCGTCCGGGCCACCCTGCGTGAAGGGCTGTACGGATGGGCGGTCCCCGACTGTGCCGTCGTTCTGACCCGCACCGGTTACGCGCCCCGGCAGAGCCACGCCCACGGCACCTTCGACAAGAGCATGTCGAGCACGGGCGGCGACTTCCGCCTGCTGACGCCGCTGGTGCTGATGGAGGCGCTGAAGCGCGCGGGCACGATCGTGTGCGAGCCGATGAACCACTTCCGCCTCGACGTACCGGCCGACACCTTCGGCGCCGTCCTGCCCGCACTGGCCCGGCTGCGCGCCGTACCGCACACCCCGTCCGCGCACGGGACGTCGTACGTGGTGGAGGGCGAGATCCCGGCGGCCGAGACGCACGCCCTCGAACAGCTCCTGCCGACGCTCACCAGCGGCGAGGGCGTCCTGGAGACGGCGTTCGACCACCACCGCCCGGTCCAGGGCACACCCCCGACCCGCTCCCGCACCGACCACGACCCGCTCAACCGCAAGGAGTACCTGCTCAGCGTGGTGCGCCGGGTCTCGACGGGGGCACGGTGA
- the thpD gene encoding ectoine hydroxylase produces MTTAPARTDLYPTRGVGEVTTPRQDPVVWSPPGTPGPVSPADLQGLERDGFLTVDQLINPDEVSLYRAELDRLITDPAVRADERSIIEPKSQDVRSVFEIHKISEIFAGLVRDERVVGRARQILGSDVYVHQSRINVKPGFGASGFYWHSDFETWHAEDGLPNMRTVSVSIALTENYDTNGGLMIMPGSHKTFLGCAGETPKDNYKQSLKMQDAGTPSDEALTGFAEQHGIKLFTGKAGAATWFDCNCMHGSGDNITPFPRSNVFIVFNSVENTAVDPFAAPSPRPSFIGSRDFTPVR; encoded by the coding sequence ATGACCACCGCCCCTGCACGCACCGACCTGTACCCGACTCGTGGCGTGGGTGAGGTGACCACCCCGCGTCAGGACCCCGTCGTCTGGTCACCGCCCGGCACCCCGGGCCCGGTCTCCCCGGCCGATCTCCAGGGCCTGGAGCGGGACGGGTTCCTCACCGTCGACCAGCTGATCAACCCCGACGAGGTGTCGCTCTACCGCGCCGAACTCGACCGGCTGATCACCGACCCGGCGGTACGGGCCGACGAGCGCTCGATCATCGAGCCCAAGTCCCAGGACGTGCGCTCGGTGTTCGAGATCCACAAGATCAGCGAGATCTTCGCCGGTCTGGTGCGCGACGAGCGCGTGGTGGGGCGGGCCCGGCAGATCCTCGGCTCGGACGTGTACGTCCACCAGTCCCGTATCAACGTGAAGCCGGGCTTCGGTGCCTCGGGCTTCTACTGGCACTCGGACTTCGAGACCTGGCACGCCGAGGACGGTCTGCCGAACATGCGGACGGTCTCCGTGTCGATCGCGCTGACCGAGAACTACGACACCAACGGCGGCCTGATGATCATGCCCGGGTCGCACAAGACCTTCCTGGGCTGCGCGGGCGAGACGCCGAAGGACAACTACAAGCAGTCGCTGAAGATGCAGGACGCCGGGACGCCCTCGGACGAGGCGCTCACCGGCTTCGCCGAGCAGCACGGCATCAAGCTCTTCACGGGCAAGGCCGGCGCGGCGACCTGGTTCGACTGCAACTGCATGCACGGCTCGGGTGACAACATCACCCCGTTCCCGCGCAGCAACGTCTTCATCGTGTTCAACAGCGTGGAGAACACGGCGGTCGATCCGTTCGCGGCGCCCTCCCCGCGGCCCTCGTTCATCGGCTCCAGGGACTTCACCCCGGTCCGCTGA
- a CDS encoding ectoine synthase, with protein MIVRSFKDIENTDRHVKSASGTWESKRIVLAQEKVGFSLHETVLYAGTETSMWYANHIEAVLCVEGEAELTNDDTGETHWIAPGTMYLLNGHEKHTLRPKTDFRCVCVFNPPVTGREDHDENGVYPLLTEEG; from the coding sequence GTGATCGTCCGATCGTTCAAGGACATCGAGAACACCGACCGCCACGTGAAATCGGCGTCGGGCACCTGGGAGAGCAAGCGCATCGTGCTCGCCCAGGAGAAGGTCGGGTTCTCCCTGCACGAGACCGTGCTCTACGCGGGCACCGAGACGTCGATGTGGTACGCGAACCACATCGAGGCCGTGCTGTGCGTGGAGGGCGAGGCCGAACTCACCAACGACGACACCGGCGAGACCCACTGGATCGCGCCCGGCACGATGTATCTGCTCAACGGCCACGAGAAGCACACGCTCCGGCCGAAGACCGACTTCCGCTGCGTATGCGTCTTCAACCCGCCTGTGACCGGGCGGGAGGACCATGACGAGAACGGCGTCTACCCGCTGCTGACCGAGGAGGGCTGA
- a CDS encoding DsbA family oxidoreductase yields MRVEIWSDIACPWCYIGKARFEKGLESFAHRADVEVVHRSFELDPSHAKGEVAPVVDMLAAKFGRSRQEALAMEEQVASHARSEGLGYRVGDRDHGSTFDIHRLLHLAKARGRQDELLSLVYRANFAEERSVYDTETLVDLAVEAGLDEAESRVVLGDADAYAEEVRADEREAAELGATGVPFFVLDRRYGVSGGQPAEVFTQALEQAWQGRAITPLAGVAEDGQSAACDTDGACEVPQAGGHS; encoded by the coding sequence ATGCGTGTGGAGATCTGGAGCGACATCGCCTGCCCCTGGTGCTACATCGGCAAGGCCCGGTTCGAGAAGGGGCTCGAATCCTTCGCGCACCGGGCCGATGTCGAGGTGGTGCACCGTTCCTTCGAACTCGACCCCTCGCACGCCAAGGGCGAAGTCGCCCCGGTGGTCGACATGCTCGCCGCCAAGTTCGGCCGGTCGCGGCAGGAAGCCCTCGCCATGGAGGAGCAGGTCGCCTCGCACGCGCGCTCCGAAGGGCTCGGCTACCGCGTCGGCGACCGGGACCACGGCAGCACCTTCGACATCCACCGGCTGCTGCACCTGGCCAAGGCGCGCGGCCGGCAGGACGAGCTGCTGAGCCTCGTCTACCGGGCGAACTTCGCCGAGGAGCGCTCGGTCTACGACACCGAGACGCTGGTCGACCTGGCGGTGGAGGCCGGTCTGGACGAGGCCGAGTCGCGTGTGGTCCTCGGGGACGCCGACGCGTACGCCGAGGAGGTACGGGCCGACGAGCGGGAGGCGGCGGAACTCGGCGCGACCGGGGTTCCCTTCTTCGTCCTCGACCGCCGCTACGGAGTCTCGGGCGGCCAGCCGGCCGAGGTCTTCACCCAGGCGCTGGAGCAGGCGTGGCAGGGCCGTGCGATCACGCCCCTCGCGGGTGTCGCGGAGGACGGACAGAGCGCCGCCTGCGACACCGACGGCGCCTGCGAGGTTCCGCAGGCCGGCGGCCATTCATAA